One Klebsiella electrica genomic window, CATGGTGGTGTAAAAATAAAACGAAAGATAATAGTTTTCCGATCTGTTTCACAAAAGAAACATAATGAAAGGTTTCAGCGAGGGGCGTTACGCTTCCCCCTGGCGTTGTGGGGCTTGCTTTCCGCTAAAAGAAAGGTGTTAATAGGGGAATCGAAATGAAACGAAAGATTTGATGAAAGGAATACTTATGAGCGGCAGCGACTCTTCTGCAGATAAGCGCACCAGCGGCACCAGTGAAAGGCGGGAGCAGATTATCCAGCGCTTACGGCAGCAGGGAAGCGTGCAGGTGAACGATCTTTCCCTTTTATACGGCGTCTCGACGGTCACCATTCGCAACGATCTGGCCTTCCTTGAAAAACAGGGGATTGCGGTTCGCGCCTACGGTGGCGCGCTGATCTGCGATGGGACCATGCCGGCTCCCGAACCGTCGGTGGAAGATAAAAGTTCGCTCAATACCGCAGTGAAGCGCAGCATTGCGCGGACGGCGGTAGAACTGATTCAGCCGGGGCATCGCATTATTCTCGACTCCGGGACCACCACCTATGAAATCGCCCGCATGCTGCATCAGCATTCGGACATTATTGCGATGACCAACGGGATGAATGTGGCGAATGCGCTACTGGCTGCCGAAGGGGTAGAACTGTTAATGACCGGCGGACATCTGCGCCGTCAGTCGCAGTCGTTTTATGGCGATCAGGCCGAACAGTCTTTGCTGAATTACCACTTCGATATGCTTTTTCTTGGCGTCGACGCCATCGACCTCGATCGCGGTGTGAGCACCCACAATGAAGATGAAGCCCGCCTGAACCGACGGATGTGTGAAGTGGCGGAACGCATTATTGTCGTCACCGATTCCACCAAATTTAATCGTTCGAGCCTGCATAAGATCATCGATACGCAACGCATTGATATGATTATTGTCGATGAAGGGATTCCGACGGAAAGCCTGGAAGGACTGCGTAAGAGCGGGATTGATGTGCGGCTGGTGAAGCGCCAGGAGGCGGCATAGACCCCCTTCCTGAGGGAAGAGAGTCTGCGGTCAGGCGGCTGGCGTCGCGCCGCCCGACGGGCAATCAGGTCACCGGCGCCGGATTAA contains:
- a CDS encoding DeoR family transcriptional regulator; this translates as MSGSDSSADKRTSGTSERREQIIQRLRQQGSVQVNDLSLLYGVSTVTIRNDLAFLEKQGIAVRAYGGALICDGTMPAPEPSVEDKSSLNTAVKRSIARTAVELIQPGHRIILDSGTTTYEIARMLHQHSDIIAMTNGMNVANALLAAEGVELLMTGGHLRRQSQSFYGDQAEQSLLNYHFDMLFLGVDAIDLDRGVSTHNEDEARLNRRMCEVAERIIVVTDSTKFNRSSLHKIIDTQRIDMIIVDEGIPTESLEGLRKSGIDVRLVKRQEAA